In Balaenoptera acutorostrata chromosome 19, mBalAcu1.1, whole genome shotgun sequence, the following proteins share a genomic window:
- the KPTN gene encoding KICSTOR complex protein kaptin: MGEAAVAAGPCPLREDSFTRFSSQSNVYGLAGGAGGRGELLAATLKGKVLGFRYQDLRQKIRPVAKELQFNYIPVDAEIVSIDTFNKSPPKQGLVVGITFIKDSGDKGSPFLNIYCDYEPGSEYNLDSIAQSCLNLELQFTPFQLCHAEVQVGDQLETVFLLSGNDPAIHLYKENEGLHQFEEQPVENLFPELTNLTSSVLWLDVHNLPGTSRRLSALGCQSGYVRVAHVDQQSREVLQTWTILQDGPISRVIVFSLSAPEETEDRPQREEYSVLVASMLEPAVVYRDLLSRGLEDQLLLPGSDQFDSVLCGLVTDIDLDGRPEVLVATYGQELLCYKYCSPERGLPGAQRGFRLLWQRSFSSPLLAMAHVDLTGDGLRELAVVSLKGVHILQHSLIQASELVLTRLRHQAEQRRRQPQRLGDKVGAGPAETPAS, translated from the exons ATGGGGGAGGCGGCCGTGGCCGCGGGGCCTTGCCCGCTGCGCGAGGACAGCTTCACACGCTTCTCGTCTCAGAGCAATGTGTACGGGCTGGCGGGCGGCGCGGGCGGGCGCGGGGAGCTGCTGGCCGCCACCCTTAAAGGCAAGGTGCTAGGCTTCCGCTACCAAGACCTCCGACAGAAAATCCGGCCCGTGGCCAAGGAGCTGCAGTTCAATTACATTCCCG TGGACGCAGAGATTGTCTCCATCGACACCTTCAACAAGTCGCCCCCAAAGCAGGGCCTGGTGGTGGGGATCACGTTCATCAAG GATTCAGGAGACAAAGGCAGCCCCTTCCTTAACATTTACTGTGACTACGAGCCTGGCTCTGAGTACAACCTGGACTCCATTGCCC AGAGCTGCCTGAACCTGGAGCTCCAGTTCACTCCTTTCCAGCTGTGCCACGCAGA GGTCCAGGTCGGGGATCAACTGGAGACCGTGTTTCTCCTGAGTGGGAATGACCCAGCCATTCATCTCTACAAGGAG AACGAGGGGCTGCATCAGTTTGAAGAACAGCCCGTGGAAAACCTCTTCCCAGAGCTCACGAACCTGACCAGTAG TGTCCTCTGGCTTGACGTGCACAACCTGCCCGGCACGTCCCGGCGACTCTCAGCTCTCGGCTGTCAGAGCGGTTATGTCCGTGTCGCTCACGTAGACCAGCAGAGTCGAG AGGTTCTGCAGACTTGGACGATCCTGCAGGACGGCCCCATCTCCCGAGTGATCGTGTTCAGCCTCTCGGCCCCCGAGG AGACCGAGGACAGGCCACAGCGGGAGGAGTACAGCGTGCTGGTGGCCAGCATGTTGGAACCAGCGGTGGTGTATCG GGACCTGCTGAGCCGGGGCCTCGAGGACCAGCTTCTCCTGCCTGGCAGCGACCAGTTTGACAGCGTCCTCTGTGGCCTGGTCACCGACATCGATTTGGATGGGCGGCCGGAGGTCCTGGTGGCCACCTACGGACAG GAGCTGCTCTGTTACAAGTACTGCAGCCCAGAGCGCGGGCTCCCCGGGGCCCAGCGTGGCTTCCGCTTGCTGTGGCAGCGGAGCTTCTCGAGCCCCCTGCTGGCCATGGCGCACGTGGACCTGACCGGGGACGGGCTGCGCGAGCTCGCTGTGGTCTCCCTGAAGGGCGTGCACATCCTGCAG CACAGCCTGATCCAGGCCTCGGAGCTGGTTCTGACCCGGCTTCGGCACCAAGCGGAGCAGAGGAGACGTCAGCCACAGAGGCTGGGGGACAAGGTGGGCGCCGGGCCTGCTGAGACCCCGGCCTCCTGA